The genome window AATGAAAATTTAgccaaaatgcattttttcctccttaatatatatctatatacacataaGTATTAAGAGTCTttcaaacttaaatatttttcatctgtCACATCTTCCTGAATTCAAATCAGAAATGATGACAGTTCTTTATCTTATCTTGCATTAACTAATGAATGATTGTAGGGCCCTGTCCGTGGGACTAAAATTGGTGGTAAGCTTGTTAATTTTTTCTGTGTTGTATTGGTTTCTTAATATAAGGTTGTGTATCTTTGGTGACTTATCATGTAGAGGATTTCCAGCAATGAATCCCTAATGTTGGTATCATGTAGGTTTTCAATGAGCTCCTATTTTTCTCCCCTAGGGACAAAAGTGGCTCTAAATCCAGCACAGGCACATTGAAGCGAGTTAAAGGATTTAATATGAAGCACAGAAGCAGATAGTGCCAAATAGCAAGCTGTAGTTGGTACACATTTGTGAgtaaaaattttgtcttttgaaTCTATTTTCTTAGTCTTTAAACCATCTGCATGCCAGATCCTTAAAATTCACACATTTTGGTAAAGAATAAAGGAAGCAATTTAGCAGTCATAATTAACCAGTTGTCAGGGCTTAGCACTCTGAGCAACCTCCAAGAACTCTCCTAAGCATCTTATTGAGGTAGTTCAAGGGTTGTAACACATCTCTGACATGGAGTTTAGGAAATACCCTAGGTATGACTCACCTTTATACCGTCTTTACTTTTTATTGCCCttgatttatatataatatcttttgCTGAAAATTCAGTGTAATTTGGCTTTTGAAGTCATTTCCTTTTAAGGAAACCATTACTTATACATCAATTTTTTAGGTTATGTCAGATATATTTACTTCTGCCCTTTACATTCTCTTCATGATTTCTTCCTTGTATTGTACttaagccttaaaaaagaaaaggacttttTCCCCTTTCAGAATATAATGATTAAAGGAGTCTtatggcaaatttttttttttctttttttttttttactctgacttcatatatttatatacgtTTGATTATCCTGTTTGGGAAATCATAAAATAGTGACTGTGTGTAAAATCATCTTTATGAGTTTTGAGGTATAGAATAACTCTGTTTGGGAGAAATATGAAAATTGGTTTTGTAAATCAAGTCTTAGAGATAATTTTAAGTAgatatttacttttattcatggtttttttttaatgaattgttgaaatactgatttttattctttcttttttacagctgGAAAAGCAGTGTCCGTGTTGTTATGTACACCTCCAAAAAAGTTCAGATCTGTAGGGGAATTGTTGTATAAAGTAAACTCAACTGCAGGGTAGCAGTATCTTAATAGCTATTCTAGACGTGTATTTACTgtattaaaaatgagtaaaagaacaAGCAGTGACACACCCCTAGGAAGGTCAGTGACATTTTATTCAGTTGAGCTGGTGCTGTAGGCTTGAGAGATAGTGGCTTTAAAGCTGATTGCCATCGGCTAACCATGCTCTTTTAcacttctttcaacattttgtaTTTGGGGGTAACTTTCCTCTGCATTTTCCTGAAGCATGGATCCTTCTCTAATTTAGAAAGTTATTCAATGCATTTGTACTGTCTTTCCCCATTAAGGCAtgtcatgctttttaaaaaatatacatgtaaatatgaaattaaatacaGGTTAATGTGAAGCTTTTAATCCCACGAAACGAATGCATCCAGGAAGGATTCATTGCTACATATTCTATATTTGGTGTTCATTGCATCTCAGTCACCAGGTATACATTCAGTAAGAGAAGTTTGAATTTGTATCTTGTGATTTTTCAGgggaatacattttttaaataaatttagaattagCCTTATTTACTTTATGAATTTGATTTTCATcattaaaaggttttatttttttcatgcatGACAGcaattcttaatttatttttataaaatcctaGCAGCTTTCCCTCAAATTATTAActaggaaattttaatttaagttttatttcattcatttttgatttATAAGCTGCATGCATAGCTATGCAGAGAGAAAGgtagtgtatatgtgtgtgcacatttgttttgtggttatacaataattttaaattttgcttttaaccAATATCCTTAGGGTGCCATTTCAGCTGATAAGTGAGAAGGCATTATGttgaggaaaacattttcttcagtcttttacttttcctttgtatgtattcACTACTCACAAATGAGAAGTCTCCTTTTGCGCTTCCTACAAGGTATTGTCTTCTAACTTCACTTCGTAAAGAAGACTGACATTTTAACAGTCACCCCGTCTTTAAATTTTTGCCCACAGAGTGAGTGGGGCAGcatttccttctcccactgctgctGAGATGGCGGAGATTAGTCGAATTCAGTATGAAATGGAATACACCGAAGGTATTAGTCAGCAAATGAGGGTCCCGGAGAAATTAAAGGTAGCACCACCAAATGCTGACCTGGAACAAGGATTCCAAGAAGGAGTTCCAAACGCTAGTGTCATTATGCAGGTTCCAGAGAGGATTGTTGTAGCaggtatttttacatttgtttataaaGTTATCTGATAAgtctttgttttatgtatttttatgaaaacttCTGGGTTTTTCAAAATACTATTTAGAAAAGGGGATGGGAAATACAactttacattattttcaaaaggTTTATTATAATCGCCTGAAATTTCAGACAGTATTTTTTACTAATTCAACTAATTGAGAcataatttacatacataaaatacatgtaatttttaaGTGTGAAgcttgatgagttttgacaaatgcatgtaCTCCAGTGACCTTCCACCACAGTctagatatagaacattttcattaccctgAAAGGTTTCCTTGTGCCCCATCTCCTTAAGTTCCTCCCCCCTCAATTCCAGGCAACCATAATCTCCTTTCTATAACCAGAGACTAGATTCATCTCTTCtagagtttcatataaatggaatgatacagtTCATACTCTTGGGTCTGGCTTTTGCTTAGTGTAAtgttttttgaaattctttcctGTTCTTGCTTGTATCAGttgttcattccattttattgctgagtcCTATTCCACTATTtgcatataccacaatttgtttgtgaattcacctattgatggagatttgggttgtttcttgtTTGGGTCTGTTAGGAATAAAGCTTCATTAAAGTACAAGTTCTTGTAGAGATGTGTGTTTTCGTatttctaggagtggaattgctagattataCCATAAgttatgtttaactttatgaaaACCTGTCAAGCTGTTTTTGAAATTGATTGTACATATTATGTTCCCAACAGTGGTGTATGAGAGTTTCCAtcgctccacatccttgccaacactttgtaCTCTCAGTCTTTAATTTTAGTCATTGTAGGGGATGTGTAGTGGcagatacattttaataaaaccactGTCTTTTAAaacctccctcctttcctttttatttttttactcccaGGAAATAATGAAGACATTCCATTTTCAAGACCAGCAGATCTTGACCTTATTCAGTCAACTCCCTTTAAACCTCTGGCACTAAAAACACCACCTCGTGTacttacgctaagtgaaagaccACTAGATTTTCTGGATTTAGAAAGACCTCCTCCAACCCCTCAAAATGAAGAAGTAAGTAGAGTTTTAACATCAACTGAATTTGAAATAATATAGACAAAAGCAAAAGGTAAAGAGGATTGAAAGCTATAAATCCTACATTAGCAATATGTAATGAAAGCCTTCCACATGGACCATTGCTTACTATAAATTCTGGTATATAGATaccccaaataattttttaaaatttaaatgttatgttTCAGGAAAATGGAAGTTTTGTGGAAATTATTAACATTCACATGGTCTAGGAGTTATAGCCAGGGGTTACCTTAAGCAATACTGAAAGAGTTGGGAGTTTAGCATAGAAAATTAATGCGTCACTTTGTTACAAAAGAAGTCTGGCAAACAGGGCAAGgaaagctctttttttccttgatacCACCTCGTCTCCCTCCTTGCTGAAAAGCCTGACTGAGTTAATGTACCTTGTAACATTAATAGCCCTGTTGACCTAAATATGGCAGCTTGGACTAATGAGGTGTTAGTAGCAAAGTTCAGATCTTGCCTCTCCCATTGATTCAGGGCCAATCttgtaaaatttcttttctgtgatgATACTTAGAGTTGCAGCTTTTACACTGTAGCTTCTGAACTTCTGTGTTGTCATGAAGCTAGTATAAGACAATGTGCAAACATGTTTTTATTGAGAGTGGAACTGCCTGTGTGTCATTGTTCATGTTAGTCCTTACCGACGAGGGTAAAGTATCCACATAACCCAGGGGAGTGCAGTGTCCTGGTGCCGGGGATGGCCTATTCTTAGGTTGAAAGTTTCTGCTGAGGTAACTGAGGTAATATAGGTGCCAGTTTGGACATTCTAGATATATGCTTGGTGAAAAGCACTAAATTTGAGTGTTCACATGGTGAAAAGGCACTGAGATACTTGtagaattgtatttatttacaaaCATTATTTGAGCTTTTGTGTAAGACCCTGTGTGGTGAGATAGAGTTCCCGCATGGTGGCATGAGTGAGGGAAAGACACCAATACACACAGAAGATACGAAGTTCTTAATAGCAGAGAATAATGAAAGGTATGAGTATCGTCATGTGAGAGGAAAGGTATCAATCATAGCATGCTTTCAGTTAGAGGCCCTGCTTCCTGGCCCCCCAAAAGTTCCCAGTGGAAATTACTGCTGTGGATAATAATATCTTGGAGTGAGGATTCTACCAGGGGAGAATACGCTTcgagttttgttttccttttgatcttTCTGCTCCCACTATTTTAGATACTTAACTGTCTACTTGGTGAGAAGAACTGAGTGAAAACAAGTCAGGCACTTTCTGGAGTGATTACTTTCCCAGGATTGCCCTCAATAGACCTATGGGGTTTACTCCTGCAGTAGTAGGAGTATATTTAGTCAAAAGTGATAAATGCCCAAAGTACATAGCACTGGAGTGAAAAACTTAGGCTGAGAATGAGACCTACTTCTGAAGGCCTACTTTGCTACTTACTAATGACATAACCTTGGGTAACTTACTTAACAATTCCAAGGCTCATCtctaaaagaaagataagaataaTGCCAAGTGCTTAagattattgtgagaattaactATAATACTGTGTGTAGTGTGTTTAGCACATGTTCTAATTTATGTTAAAAGCTTGTATGTTTAAATATTATTGTTATAAAAGTTAAGATCCTGTGGCAGGAGCCAAATCCTGAGATGCAAGAGAGGCGTTTCAGACATTAGTACCAGCTGCCTAttgaaaggaaagcaaagacGATGATCTGTATTTCAAGTCCACGGAAGGGTCCGGCAGCCTTCAAGGCAATCAACCTCTTGactagaggagaaaggaaaaagaaccagAGTTCTAGTAGCTTCTAGAAGATGGATTGAAAGAGGAGGGCAGTAAGGCCCTGAGTGCTGCATTGATGATTCATTCAGATGCTAGTCAGAACCTATCAAGTGAGATCCCCTGAATCATTGACTCTGTAGTAGTCATTTTACAGCATATGccaaggtttctcaacctcagcactgttgacattttagactggataattctttgttgtggtgAAGGCTGTCCTTTTGCATTGTAGAATGTTTGACAGCATTCTTGATCTTTGTGTACTAGATACCAGTGGAATCCTCCAAGTCATGAATCAGAAATGTCTCTAATAGCtaaaaaaggtggaaataaccccagtgtccatcaactgaagaataGGTACaccaaatgtggtatatccatatagtggaatattactcagccataataaGGAATGAAGTACTTATACATtatacaacgtggatgaaccttgaaaacattatgctacatcgaagaagccagacagaaaaggccatgtattttatgatttcacttacatgaaatatccagaataggcaaatctatagagacagaaagcagattagtggtcaTAAGTTCTTAATAGCAGAGAATAATGAAAGGTATGAGTATCGTCATGTGAGAGGAAAGGTATCAATCATAGCATGCTTTCAGTTAGAGGCCCTGCTTCCTGGCCCCCCAAATCCGCTGGATTGAGGAAAAGGGGAATTGGGAATGACTGCTTAATCATTATAggatttccttttggggtgataaaaatgttctggaactaggtAGAGGTGATGGTTACACATTTGAATGCGTCAAATACACTGTATTGTATAGTagtttaaaatggtgaattttatgttatgtgtagtttatcacaataaaaataaaggaaaaattctcTCCAttcattgccaaatgtccccgaGGGCAAAATCATccctagttgagaaccactggtctatgGCAAGAAAGGAGACTACAAGAAGGTGGCTTATGAAGAAGGCTATAGAAATTGTTGTCTAAAATGTTGTCTGATACGAGGAATAAGTTTGCAGAAAGTAACTGCACTTGGATTCCTAAACTGGCTTGAAGAACCCCAGGGAACCCATGGAGAGGGCTTAAAGCATGATGCAGATAATCCCCTTGCATAGACAGGGTTTATAAAATCTGGAGGCTTGGCTGGTAGAGAGGAAGTTGATGAACCCTTTCAGTATACCTAATCTGTACTTGGAAGACAACTCTGGGACATGACCATTGCTTGATGATTCTACCTGCAGGAAACTAATAAAGGAACTGAGCGGTAAACTGATCTGGGTAAGAAACTGCAAAATAACCAAATCATGGCAGTTCTTAGTGTTCTTAGCATTGATTAGGCAGTATAAATGAGGAGGGAGGAATTTTAAGCCTATTATCAGACACAGAAGACCCTGAGACCTACAGGAGGTTACCTGAAGCTGGGAAACTTTCTCAGCTTCCGGACTGAATACAAGTTTTTAAATGGGTAATCAGTGCCGGTCGGGTCTGAATGAATTGAATTGTCAACTagatttcaataaagctggaaaaaaataatttttaaaaataaataaaaaccttggaTTGAAAAAACCACCACCATGACTGAACTAAAGCATGGAAGTTTTTGAAAGATATGTTCCTTATCACCTCAGGCTGTGTCCATGCACTTTGGTATTATAGGATACAAGTTGGTCATATTAGAAGGCATGACAAATGTATGTTTTTGTCTGAAGTTGCTTTTTCCCTCCATTATGGCAGTAGTATCAAGTTTAGTGTTCCTGGTAAGTTATCTTTAAATCAGATTTCAGATGGTGAAAGTAACAGGCTTAGGATCCTCTAGTTTCCAGTCTGTGTTGAAGTCGTAGACATAATTTGTCTTCTGTCACTTCCTGTCCTGCTTAAATCTTAGTTCTCAAAACACAGCAGAAATAGTAGAGAATTCATCTTGATCCCTGCAACATGGAAGAGCTGTTGTCTAGGGAAAGCGAGCACAGGTGTGCAGTAGGTAGGAAGGCAGGGATCATTGGGATTCTCACAGATCACCCCAGTACTGTTTTCTGAATCAAGTGTACTTGATTGAGGAGGTGTTaagctatatacatatatataataccaatatatatgtgtatatatatatgcatatataacaatatattgttaagttatatatatatatttaagttgtatATAActtaacacacacatatatattgctttaaagtaatttttatttttggtttaacTGTAAAGAGTTCCTATAGTAGGCTCCAAACTGACTCCTTTTTTGTTTCTAgaagtgtttttttccttttgctcaagTGGTTAAGTGTTTCATAGCCCATAACCGAATTTAAACCATGCTCTGAAATTATGTACTGTATAGtgtggttttaaattttgttgtcaTGGAATCTGGATTTATTCTCCATCAAAGGTGCTTGTAACCTGGTAATCTACTCTCAGGTTTTTAAAACATCATCACTAGGTActgatttgtgttttttaaaatcttaacttTCAAGTCCCTTGGTTCACATACCAATTGTCCTTTATAgtaaagtttactttttaaaaaaaaaccatgaagttGCCATGGCTGTttctagttaaaaacaaaaaacccctaaaCAGGAAAGTTAGTGATTACCATTGTTCTATTGCTCTGTAATAACCCACAtgaagtggcttaaaacaaaaaggaagaaccAAAATTTCATTTTGCTCATGGACCCGGATTCTGTGTGTGAGGAATTTGCAGCTGACATGATGGGGAAAGCTTGTTTCTGTTTTACAACATCTGGGTCTAAGCTAGGAAGTCTCAAAGCTGGGGATGGCTCTGGATGACTCTACAGCCTGAGTCTACGATCATCTGACGGTTTACTCCCATGTCTGGTGATACTGGCTCAGTTGCTGGTGGGTGCACCTACACATGGCCTTTCCATGTGACTCGTGGGCATCTTCACATCATGGTGCCCCCGTTCCAAACATGAACGGCTTAGGGAAGAAAGGCAGAAGCCTTATTGCTGTTTATGACCTAGTCTCAGAAGTCA of Halichoerus grypus chromosome 4, mHalGry1.hap1.1, whole genome shotgun sequence contains these proteins:
- the MFF gene encoding mitochondrial fission factor isoform X11, which produces MSKRTSSDTPLGRVSGAAFPSPTAAEMAEISRIQYEMEYTEGISQQMRVPEKLKVAPPNADLEQGFQEGVPNASVIMQVPERIVVAGNNEDIPFSRPADLDLIQSTPFKPLALKTPPRVLTLSERPLDFLDLERPPPTPQNEEIRAVGRLKRERSMSENAVRQNGQLVRADSIPVLRGGSAAATSNPHHDNVRHGMSHIDTTIEGTSDDMTVVDAASLRRQIIKLNRRLQLLEEENKERAKREMVMYSITVAFWLLNSWLWFRR
- the MFF gene encoding mitochondrial fission factor isoform X12 translates to MSKRTSSDTPLGRVSGAAFPSPTAAEMAEISRIQYEMEYTEGISQQMRVPEKLKVAPPNADLEQGFQEGVPNASVIMQVPERIVVAGNNEDIPFSRPADLDLIQSTPFKPLALKTPPRVLTLSERPLDFLDLERPPPTPQNEEIRAVGRLKRERSMSENAVRQNGQLVRADSMHGMSHIDTTIEGTSDDMTVVDAASLRRQIIKLNRRLQLLEEENKERAKREMVMYSITVAFWLLNSWLWFRR